The genomic stretch CTTGAGACGTTTTCATGGTACTGGCTTAGATAAGCCAATAACTCTTGTTGATCATTGGTTTCACCCGCTGTGGCGGCCGCCATCATGACTTGATGAGCTATGGCTAAGTCTTTGGCTTGTATGGGTCGAATTATTAGAGTCATAGCCAATTATACCGTGTTGTGAGGCTATTCGCCTTGCATCATTCCACAGAGGGGAATTGGAGTTTTTTGTCTCAATCTTGCTTAAAATTGCATAAAACTTACTAATTTGTGTTTATTTTCTGGCGATCAATGGCATATTGATCGCTTTACGGCGTAGTGGGTCAATAGGAAATTCGGTATGGCTTTATTTCGTTTTTGCTTTGGTTTGAGTGTGCTGGCGTATTGCATGAGCGCGGCAGCACAACAAAATGAAATCGAATTTTTGCAAAACTATGCAAAAAGCCTAGCTCATGCCCGTGAGCAAACGCTGACCGAAATCAATGCCCAGCGACCTCTGCGCCGCGGGAGTAAAGGGCCTGACGTCGCCGTTGCTAAGCAGCGTTTTAATGAGCTGGGCTACCCGATGGCGGTGAATGAGCTGTTTGATGCCGAGCTAGATGCTTCGGTACGTGAGTATCAGCTGGGCATGCACATGAAAGAGGACGGCATCTTAGATAAACAAACTAAATTCAATCTGAATTTAAATGATGCCAAGCGCTTGGCCTTACTCAATTGGCAAATCCCACAAATGCAAGCCCTGGCGCAGCAAGCGCCTGAGCGCTATGTGGTCGTCAATATCCCCGCGTATACGCTCACCGCGTATGAGAACGGCAAAACTGTGCTCGAATCGAAAATTGTGATCGGCAAAGACGATAGGCGCACGCCTTTACTTAGTACGCAAATCGCCGCGATTAAATACAACCCTAATTGGAGCGCGCCACCGGTTGTGATTAAAAATGACCTGATTAAAGATGGTCAGCTTAATGTCGCCAAGGTTAGAAAGCATAAATTGCGTATGCTCGACAGTGATGGCAATGAGGTTAATCCGGCTGAGGTGGCCGCATCGGGCGAGCGCAATTTTGCCCGTTATCGCTATGTGCAAGATCCGGGCGCTAAAAATGCTTTGGGGCGTTTGAAATTTGAGCTCACGGCGAGTAATGGCATTTATTTGCACGACACGCCCAGTAAAGGATTATTCGGTAAAGAGAATCGCGCCGCGTCCTCAGGCTGCGTGCGCGTTCAGCAGTGGCGTGATCTGGCGGCTTGGGTCTTGGGTGTGAAACCTAGCGTAGTAAGCCAAAGAATCGCAACGGAAAAAACCTATACCGAAGCCATCGCACGTCCAGTGAAAGTGTATTTTGTGTATTGGCCAGCGCAAATCGATCAGCAGCAAGTGCGCTGGTACGATGATATTTACAACGCCTATCTGAGCCCGCGCGGCGTAAATTCAGCCTTGCTGGCCCCAGCGCCAAGCCAGCCCAGTGGCGAGCAGTCTTTTCTGACCCAGTCGAAAACCAATACATCGATGAATTAAGATCTATAAGCAACAGGCGGGGTATTGCGCTCTGGTTTATGCTGCGTCTTGATTACAATGGCATACCGTGTTGTGTATGCGTGCTGTTATGAGTATTGACTATTCGCGCCGCGTTTATCTGGCCCAAGACTACATCCGTCGCCACTGCGAGGCTGATATCGAATTGGCCGATCTGGCCAAAGCTGCGCATTTTTCCCCGTATCACTTTCACCGTATTTTTACCGCTTTCACGCAAGAAACGCCGAATGACTTCTTGCGCCGTATGCGCGTTGAACGGGCGGCGCATTTACTCTTTCGCCGTCCCGCCATTCCGATGCTCGATATTGCGGTGCAATGCGGCTTTAAATCGCAAGCGATCTTCGCGCGGGCCTTTCGCCAACATTTTGGTATGACCGCTAGCGAGTGGCGCAAAGGCGATTTTTGGCTGCACGATGGCTCCTTTTGGCGCTGGCAACACATCAAGCAACAAGATAGCAAGGAATGCAAAAAGCCCGGCTACGGTGATGCGCTACTATCCGACTTGTTTGCAGCGCGACGCGAAGAATTTCTAGCAGTGCGCCATGGCGAGCGGCCAGCTTTTATCCGTAACCTGCAAATTGTTGAAAAACCCGCGTTTCGCCGCGCCTTTATCTGGCGGCAAGGCATATTGCGCGAGCAAATTTTAGATTTATGGGCTGAATTACTGCATTGGGCCAATGCCAATGGCGTGTTTCGCCCGGATTTAATCGGCGTGGCGCGTAATTTGGATAACGCCAATGTGACGGCAGAAGCCTTGTGCCGTTACGAAGCAGGTTTTGTACTGAGTGAAGATAGCCCTGATTTTGCACGCCATACAGGGCAGCAAACGATTTTGTTTGATCAGATTGAAGGCGGCTTATTTGTTGAAATCGACTTTGAAGGCACGCTGGCTGATGAAACCTTGGTCGAAGAATATTTTTACAACTACTGGCTACCAAGCAGTGGTTGGAATTTGGCGCATCGCTCGGGCTACATCGAAGTGCCGATGAGTAATGCACTGCAGCCATTACACGCCGAGATGCAAATTTGCACCCGCTGGTATATCCCAGTGTGCAAACAACGCCCTTAGCACAGCAGTGCTTGGGGTATAAGCCTGCAAGCATTGTTAAATATTAAAGCGAAA from Chitinibacter sp. SCUT-21 encodes the following:
- a CDS encoding L,D-transpeptidase family protein, with amino-acid sequence MALFRFCFGLSVLAYCMSAAAQQNEIEFLQNYAKSLAHAREQTLTEINAQRPLRRGSKGPDVAVAKQRFNELGYPMAVNELFDAELDASVREYQLGMHMKEDGILDKQTKFNLNLNDAKRLALLNWQIPQMQALAQQAPERYVVVNIPAYTLTAYENGKTVLESKIVIGKDDRRTPLLSTQIAAIKYNPNWSAPPVVIKNDLIKDGQLNVAKVRKHKLRMLDSDGNEVNPAEVAASGERNFARYRYVQDPGAKNALGRLKFELTASNGIYLHDTPSKGLFGKENRAASSGCVRVQQWRDLAAWVLGVKPSVVSQRIATEKTYTEAIARPVKVYFVYWPAQIDQQQVRWYDDIYNAYLSPRGVNSALLAPAPSQPSGEQSFLTQSKTNTSMN
- a CDS encoding helix-turn-helix domain-containing protein, which encodes MSIDYSRRVYLAQDYIRRHCEADIELADLAKAAHFSPYHFHRIFTAFTQETPNDFLRRMRVERAAHLLFRRPAIPMLDIAVQCGFKSQAIFARAFRQHFGMTASEWRKGDFWLHDGSFWRWQHIKQQDSKECKKPGYGDALLSDLFAARREEFLAVRHGERPAFIRNLQIVEKPAFRRAFIWRQGILREQILDLWAELLHWANANGVFRPDLIGVARNLDNANVTAEALCRYEAGFVLSEDSPDFARHTGQQTILFDQIEGGLFVEIDFEGTLADETLVEEYFYNYWLPSSGWNLAHRSGYIEVPMSNALQPLHAEMQICTRWYIPVCKQRP